In one window of Zhongshania aliphaticivorans DNA:
- a CDS encoding ATP-binding protein has product MLRLSVSRRNSQGFAVQRLLALLAVVLALTVIAFLLWKTLGNPLETGLHIIRLEQLDAAENADAELNQQIARGRLSLDSGLQRIELARDRFSAAKEAISRGQASLQGLSLQIDSDLTQYDKTAADKLSQLNEYSAKLARLAQHFSIMRVAGISMLNVPAVNRSESLRENLMALLREATAYAIQSTPSNAYTLDDLARNIRAAEDQLDSDSERGALRHLLSTVDELRSTADQLQALTVQFDTIATGTALYNLRAGYEKHFNNLQATAKSYRQTLAVYAVALLLAFGVIAVRLRSSFSALDRLNSELQDANVNLEKIVDKRTQALSKALDDLKMQQGQLIQSEKMASLGQMVAGVAHEINTPLGYASSNVEIVRESLQATDEELDAESIAEFDMLLADTEFGLKQIAELVMSLKDFSRVDRSQSQLFDLNEGVDTALKICNSELKDRVKVTRAFAELPQISCAPSQLNQVFLNLITNAAQAMDGEGQIVIRTSLIDDEVEVAISDTGSGMDEETQAHIFEPFFTTKPIGKGTGLGLSIVFRIIEDHGGSIRVESEIGKGTEFIIRLPVGGNSSNADRQSTPDVVVLGDA; this is encoded by the coding sequence ATGCTTCGATTGAGTGTGTCTAGGCGCAATTCACAAGGTTTTGCTGTGCAACGTTTGCTTGCGCTTTTGGCCGTAGTGTTAGCGCTTACGGTAATTGCCTTTTTATTATGGAAAACCCTAGGTAACCCGCTTGAAACGGGTTTGCATATTATACGTTTGGAGCAATTAGACGCGGCTGAAAATGCGGATGCTGAGCTCAATCAACAAATTGCTCGTGGACGATTGTCGCTGGACTCTGGCCTGCAACGGATTGAGCTAGCAAGAGATCGCTTTTCTGCAGCCAAAGAAGCTATAAGCCGTGGTCAAGCAAGTTTGCAGGGCTTGTCTCTACAGATTGATAGTGACTTAACGCAGTATGATAAAACCGCCGCTGACAAGTTAAGCCAATTAAATGAATATTCGGCAAAACTAGCGCGCTTGGCACAGCATTTTTCAATAATGCGTGTAGCCGGTATCTCAATGCTTAATGTGCCCGCGGTTAATCGTTCAGAAAGTTTACGCGAGAACTTGATGGCGTTATTACGGGAAGCTACGGCTTACGCAATTCAATCTACGCCTAGCAACGCCTACACCTTAGATGACTTGGCAAGGAATATTCGTGCTGCGGAAGATCAGCTGGATAGCGATAGTGAGCGCGGCGCACTGCGACATTTACTCTCCACCGTAGATGAATTGCGCAGTACAGCAGACCAATTACAAGCGCTAACCGTTCAGTTTGACACGATTGCCACTGGCACGGCCCTCTATAATCTGCGGGCTGGGTATGAGAAACATTTCAATAATCTGCAAGCCACGGCTAAAAGTTACCGGCAAACACTCGCGGTTTATGCAGTGGCGCTATTACTGGCCTTTGGTGTGATTGCCGTCCGTTTACGATCAAGTTTCTCTGCCTTGGATCGGCTTAATAGTGAGTTACAGGATGCGAATGTCAATTTAGAGAAAATTGTTGATAAGCGTACGCAGGCCCTTAGTAAGGCTTTAGATGATCTGAAAATGCAGCAAGGTCAGCTTATTCAGTCAGAAAAAATGGCCTCATTGGGGCAAATGGTCGCCGGTGTTGCGCACGAAATTAATACGCCTCTAGGTTACGCGTCTAGCAATGTAGAGATTGTACGAGAATCTTTGCAGGCTACAGACGAGGAGCTTGACGCCGAGAGTATCGCTGAGTTCGATATGTTGCTCGCCGATACTGAGTTTGGTTTAAAGCAGATTGCCGAGTTAGTGATGAGTCTGAAAGATTTTAGTCGCGTAGATCGATCACAATCACAGCTTTTTGATTTAAATGAGGGTGTTGATACCGCACTTAAAATTTGTAACAGCGAGCTTAAAGACCGAGTAAAGGTAACTCGAGCATTCGCCGAATTGCCGCAGATCAGCTGTGCGCCATCGCAATTAAATCAGGTATTTCTCAATCTTATTACCAATGCCGCGCAGGCTATGGACGGTGAAGGGCAGATTGTTATCCGTACAAGTTTAATCGATGACGAGGTCGAAGTGGCGATTAGTGATACCGGCAGCGGCATGGATGAAGAAACCCAAGCTCATATTTTTGAGCCATTTTTCACCACTAAGCCGATCGGCAAAGGGACGGGGCTAGGTTTGTCGATTGTATTTCGAATCATTGAAGATCACGGTGGATCAATACGGGTAGAGTCTGAGATAGGCAAAGGAACAGAATTTATTATTCGTTTACCAGTTGGCGGTAATAGCAGCAATGCAGACCGGCAATCGACACCAGATGTAGTTGTACTTGGAGATGCGTAA
- a CDS encoding response regulator codes for MNTSLETGAEPQRARILFVDDEPRILIALKALFRRDYDVVTAASGEAALEILREGDVDVVVSDQRMPEMTGVEVLRKAKDLRPRAIRVLLTGYSDLSAILAAINEGEIFRFINKPWSNVDLRSTIAAAVKASTVDYVKAPEAPEEDLTERVHIPGVDDVGTLILDDDEATRSTLQRVLGRERSVYCASNLDEALNLLERHKMGVIVTEVSVGGEPVTELLTALRQHYPSLVAIVLTSQSDAEQGIDLINRGQIYRFLSKPISEGLLRGSVNLAMRRFEILQKHPAQTLRIAAEATPPPPPESDRRGVFQRIGRLFGLTA; via the coding sequence ATGAATACAAGCTTAGAGACTGGGGCAGAGCCGCAACGTGCTCGCATTTTGTTTGTTGATGACGAACCTCGAATTCTCATTGCCTTAAAGGCGCTCTTTCGGCGTGATTACGATGTAGTCACTGCAGCTTCAGGCGAGGCGGCACTTGAAATTTTGCGTGAAGGCGATGTCGACGTTGTGGTGAGTGATCAGCGAATGCCGGAAATGACCGGTGTTGAGGTGCTTCGAAAAGCTAAAGATCTTCGCCCTCGTGCTATCCGAGTTTTGCTAACTGGATATTCAGACCTGAGTGCTATTTTGGCAGCGATAAATGAGGGTGAAATATTCAGGTTTATTAACAAACCTTGGTCCAATGTTGACTTGCGCTCAACCATTGCAGCGGCAGTAAAGGCTTCTACTGTTGATTATGTTAAAGCGCCGGAGGCACCCGAAGAGGATTTAACTGAGCGCGTTCATATTCCCGGTGTTGATGATGTTGGCACCTTGATATTGGACGATGACGAAGCAACAAGAAGCACCTTACAGCGAGTTTTAGGGCGTGAGCGGTCAGTTTATTGTGCCTCAAACTTAGATGAGGCCCTCAACCTGCTTGAGCGGCATAAAATGGGTGTTATTGTCACCGAGGTTAGCGTTGGCGGGGAGCCAGTGACTGAATTACTGACTGCACTTCGGCAGCATTACCCTAGTTTAGTCGCAATAGTTTTAACATCGCAGTCAGATGCCGAGCAGGGCATTGATCTTATTAATAGAGGACAAATCTATCGTTTTTTGAGTAAGCCCATTAGTGAAGGTTTATTGCGTGGCAGTGTGAATTTAGCAATGCGTCGATTTGAAATTTTGCAAAAACACCCAGCACAAACTTTACGCATTGCCGCAGAGGCCACGCCGCCACCGCCTCCGGAGTCAGATCGTCGTGGCGTGTTTCAACGAATTGGTCGTTTGTTTGGATTGACGGCATGA
- a CDS encoding energy transducer TonB encodes MSNTMSTPDQKQGLGQSAESVIAIALLCVCAAAGIAAWLLSGKEATITLSEQGELAKVTAVQAEEQILTEEQAVLAEWQARLDGEFSQREQNMRQQAQLVTMQQQSEALAMAQASAEAAARAAEVAEARARNAEQQRQLALAKIEEKALAANTSAVDSKTKSGAADLAVEDRVPASIDWNSCARPEYPEESVRFGQQGTVTMAFTVDANGQPSEGKIVETSGTRRLDYRALSALSRCKFEPERVNGNAISSLAQVRFTWKLTR; translated from the coding sequence ATGAGCAATACTATGAGTACGCCAGATCAAAAGCAGGGTTTAGGGCAGTCTGCTGAATCCGTGATAGCCATTGCCTTGTTATGTGTATGTGCTGCGGCAGGTATAGCGGCGTGGTTGTTGTCGGGGAAGGAGGCAACAATAACCCTATCTGAGCAAGGTGAGTTGGCAAAGGTGACGGCAGTTCAGGCTGAGGAGCAGATACTTACAGAAGAGCAGGCGGTGTTAGCTGAGTGGCAGGCACGGTTAGATGGTGAATTTAGCCAGCGTGAGCAAAATATGCGGCAACAAGCCCAATTAGTGACGATGCAACAGCAATCAGAAGCGCTTGCTATGGCGCAAGCGTCAGCAGAGGCCGCCGCTAGGGCGGCAGAGGTGGCTGAAGCTCGGGCACGGAACGCAGAACAACAGCGACAATTAGCACTGGCAAAGATTGAAGAGAAGGCTTTGGCTGCAAATACTTCAGCGGTGGATTCTAAGACTAAGTCCGGAGCTGCTGATCTGGCCGTCGAAGATAGGGTGCCGGCAAGTATTGATTGGAATAGTTGCGCACGACCTGAATACCCAGAGGAGTCGGTTCGATTTGGTCAGCAAGGCACGGTGACAATGGCGTTTACGGTTGATGCTAATGGTCAGCCTAGCGAGGGCAAGATCGTGGAAACAAGTGGTACGCGCCGCCTTGATTATCGCGCGTTATCAGCTTTGTCACGGTGTAAATTTGAACCAGAAAGAGTGAATGGCAATGCGATTAGCTCATTGGCGCAAGTGCGATTTACATGGAAGCTTACCCGTTAA
- a CDS encoding EscU/YscU/HrcU family type III secretion system export apparatus switch protein, translated as MNKSPGEIAVSLHYDGHKAPVVSAKGEGETARQILEIGTEYDIPIYQNSELLQLLTRVELDNEIPRELYIAVAEIIAFAYRLKNQTPENW; from the coding sequence ATGAATAAGTCGCCAGGAGAAATTGCCGTATCACTGCATTATGACGGGCACAAGGCCCCCGTGGTGAGCGCTAAAGGGGAAGGAGAAACCGCCAGACAAATCTTGGAGATAGGCACAGAATATGACATCCCCATTTACCAGAATAGTGAATTACTACAGTTACTTACACGGGTAGAACTCGACAACGAAATACCAAGAGAGCTTTACATCGCTGTCGCCGAAATTATTGCCTTTGCGTATCGCTTAAAAAACCAAACGCCCGAGAACTGGTAG
- a CDS encoding flagellar hook-length control protein FliK, whose protein sequence is MVIINPSFATQPAAVNRPAGPAPVLAIGRVLAAVVAGQRADHLYELASGNLRMMAESQTALRHGEKLLLQVTGKDHKHRPQLQILSPSSKPINDQLRAALPQQQSVGQLLANLNKLAKMPQQSNITELARDFISAIAGKSQTSDPAGLRQAILQSGLFLESQIAKGEIPPKDLKRALLKLSQDISHRLNDLNQASIKTGKETPLPREYSPLSRSNLANTPSITSNLGAAAYPQTTTKPSSTSLPGELIPQSRQAATLTPSDTELEVLQQLLRDVRGSIARQESHQLLHLQQSDKSQSQYMVEIPVRDNDDIDVWQLHLQKFNREDANEQSPQTSPTADSQQHKWTITLSFDLPGLGPIRAKVSQNPDINIQFSAEKKATSSLIESQCHQLIQSLSDQGITTENIQCRSENITVNTSEIYAHSLLDTQA, encoded by the coding sequence ATGGTTATTATCAATCCAAGCTTTGCCACCCAACCTGCTGCCGTCAATCGGCCAGCGGGGCCCGCACCCGTATTGGCTATAGGCCGTGTACTCGCAGCAGTCGTTGCTGGCCAGCGCGCCGACCACCTCTACGAACTTGCCTCAGGTAACTTAAGGATGATGGCTGAAAGCCAAACTGCCCTGCGTCACGGAGAAAAACTCTTACTTCAAGTAACGGGTAAGGACCATAAACACCGACCTCAACTCCAAATACTTTCTCCTAGCAGCAAGCCAATTAACGACCAGCTGCGCGCCGCACTGCCCCAACAACAGAGTGTTGGCCAGCTTTTAGCCAACCTCAACAAATTGGCTAAGATGCCCCAACAATCAAATATCACAGAACTTGCTAGGGACTTTATCAGCGCTATAGCTGGAAAATCCCAAACCTCTGACCCCGCTGGCTTACGCCAGGCAATATTACAAAGTGGCCTTTTCCTGGAGAGTCAAATAGCCAAGGGAGAAATCCCCCCAAAGGATCTTAAGCGCGCACTGCTCAAATTAAGCCAGGATATCAGTCATCGCTTAAATGACTTAAACCAAGCGAGCATCAAAACAGGGAAAGAAACGCCCTTGCCTCGTGAATATTCACCTTTATCCCGCAGCAACCTTGCCAACACCCCAAGTATCACCAGTAATCTTGGTGCTGCGGCCTATCCCCAAACAACGACCAAGCCCAGCAGCACGTCTCTACCAGGCGAGCTGATTCCACAAAGCCGCCAAGCAGCAACACTAACCCCATCAGATACTGAGCTTGAGGTACTACAACAGCTATTGCGCGATGTACGTGGCAGCATTGCCCGCCAAGAATCGCACCAATTACTCCACTTACAACAAAGTGACAAATCACAAAGTCAGTATATGGTTGAAATACCGGTGCGCGATAATGATGATATTGATGTTTGGCAACTACACCTACAGAAATTCAATCGTGAGGACGCCAATGAACAGTCCCCACAAACTTCCCCCACAGCCGATAGCCAACAACATAAATGGACAATCACACTCAGCTTTGATCTTCCCGGCTTAGGTCCAATTCGTGCAAAAGTTAGTCAAAACCCTGATATCAACATTCAGTTTAGTGCTGAGAAAAAGGCAACATCGTCCCTAATAGAATCTCAATGTCATCAATTAATACAAAGCCTTAGTGATCAGGGCATCACTACCGAAAATATCCAATGCCGCAGTGAAAACATCACGGTAAATACCTCAGAGATATATGCCCATTCATTATTGGATACCCAAGCATGA
- a CDS encoding glutathione peroxidase codes for MTNLYDFEISNLQGKPLDLSAYKGKVVLVVNTASKCGLTPQYEGLQALYDQYQDKGLVILGAPCNQFANQEPGDAKTIEGSCLMNYGVSFPITEKIDVNGKNAHPLFAYLKKAAPGTLSNAVKWNFTKFLIGKDGVAVKRFAPTAKPESLVADIEAALAV; via the coding sequence ATGACTAACTTGTATGATTTTGAGATTTCTAACCTTCAAGGCAAACCCTTGGATTTATCAGCCTATAAAGGAAAAGTTGTACTGGTTGTTAACACCGCGAGTAAATGTGGTCTGACGCCGCAGTATGAGGGCTTGCAAGCCCTCTACGATCAGTATCAAGATAAGGGCTTGGTGATCTTGGGTGCGCCTTGTAATCAGTTTGCAAATCAGGAGCCGGGCGACGCAAAAACAATTGAGGGGAGCTGCTTAATGAATTATGGAGTGAGTTTTCCTATTACAGAAAAAATTGATGTAAATGGAAAGAATGCTCACCCTTTATTTGCGTATTTGAAAAAAGCGGCACCTGGCACCTTAAGTAATGCTGTTAAGTGGAATTTCACAAAATTTTTGATTGGTAAAGACGGTGTCGCTGTAAAGCGTTTTGCGCCCACAGCAAAGCCGGAAAGCCTCGTTGCAGATATTGAGGCGGCACTGGCTGTATGA
- a CDS encoding MarR family winged helix-turn-helix transcriptional regulator: protein MSVEGLSELPPQLELDNQLCFPLYAASRLITRLYQEKLAALDLTYPQYIVMMILWERAPCAIKVVSERALLNTNTLTPLLKRLESLGFVIRQRSVDDERVVMLHLTDKGKKLQRDCECVPEALLSKLDVETDELIQLKEIMSRLLPALSRAAELK, encoded by the coding sequence ATGAGTGTTGAAGGTCTAAGTGAATTGCCGCCTCAGCTTGAGCTCGATAATCAGTTATGTTTTCCCTTGTACGCCGCATCGAGACTGATTACGCGCTTGTATCAAGAAAAGTTAGCAGCATTAGATTTAACCTACCCCCAATATATTGTCATGATGATTTTATGGGAGAGGGCACCGTGCGCCATTAAAGTGGTGAGTGAGCGGGCCTTATTGAATACCAATACGTTAACGCCCTTGTTAAAACGATTGGAGTCCTTGGGGTTTGTCATTCGCCAGCGCTCAGTTGATGATGAGCGCGTGGTTATGCTGCATTTAACCGATAAGGGAAAAAAATTACAGCGTGACTGCGAATGTGTTCCTGAGGCTTTGTTGAGTAAGTTAGATGTAGAGACTGATGAATTAATCCAGCTTAAAGAAATTATGAGCCGTTTGTTACCCGCCTTAAGTCGGGCCGCAGAGCTGAAATGA
- a CDS encoding NAD(P)(+) transhydrogenase (Re/Si-specific) subunit beta, with protein MGIELLVNLSYVAAAVLFIFGLKMLGSPATARKGNLVSALGMFIAVVITLLDQSIIDYKWIIAGIIVGGLIGATIARRVEMTGMPEMVALFNGFGGVASLLVGWAALYGFEANTFEMITIILSILIGGVTFSGSMVAWGKLSERISGKPMVFGGQRVFNILLIAAIIAASVMFTVYPEAHIYLYVVIGLALLLGIMLVIPIGGADMPVVISLLNSYSGLAACAAGLAINNIILIVAGALVGASGIILTQIMCKAMNRSLSNVLFSGFSAVATGGTAAKIEGEAKPMTAEDAYYVLEAAASVVIVPGYGMAVAQAQHVVKELQELLEKNGAEVVYAIHPVAGRMPGHMNVLLAEADVSYDLLLEMDAVNPRMETFDVAIVIGANDVVNPAAREMEGSPIYGMPVINVDMARNVFVMKRSMASGFAGIDNPLFFKENTRMLFGDAKEMLGNIIKAFS; from the coding sequence ATGGGCATCGAATTACTGGTTAATCTGTCTTATGTGGCAGCGGCCGTCCTATTTATTTTTGGTCTTAAAATGCTGGGCTCACCAGCCACTGCCCGCAAAGGCAACTTGGTCTCTGCGCTGGGTATGTTTATTGCGGTCGTTATTACCCTACTTGACCAAAGTATTATTGATTACAAATGGATCATTGCCGGTATTATCGTCGGCGGTCTAATTGGTGCCACCATTGCACGCCGAGTTGAAATGACTGGCATGCCTGAAATGGTTGCTCTATTCAACGGCTTTGGTGGCGTAGCTAGCTTATTAGTAGGCTGGGCAGCGCTTTATGGCTTTGAAGCTAACACCTTTGAAATGATCACCATCATCCTGTCAATTCTCATCGGTGGTGTGACGTTCTCGGGCAGTATGGTTGCTTGGGGCAAGCTCAGCGAGCGCATCTCTGGTAAACCCATGGTCTTTGGTGGCCAGCGCGTGTTTAACATTTTACTGATCGCCGCCATTATTGCAGCGTCAGTTATGTTCACCGTTTACCCAGAAGCCCATATCTACCTGTACGTGGTAATTGGCTTGGCACTGCTGCTTGGCATCATGCTGGTCATCCCCATCGGCGGCGCAGATATGCCTGTTGTTATCTCCTTGTTAAACAGCTATTCAGGCCTAGCAGCTTGCGCAGCGGGTTTGGCAATCAACAACATTATATTGATCGTAGCCGGTGCACTGGTTGGCGCCAGCGGTATTATCCTTACTCAAATCATGTGTAAGGCAATGAACCGCTCACTCAGCAATGTATTGTTCAGCGGCTTCAGCGCAGTTGCAACGGGCGGCACTGCTGCCAAGATCGAAGGCGAAGCCAAACCTATGACGGCGGAAGATGCCTACTACGTTCTGGAAGCGGCAGCGAGTGTTGTTATTGTTCCTGGATACGGTATGGCTGTGGCGCAAGCACAGCACGTTGTCAAAGAGCTCCAAGAGCTACTTGAAAAGAATGGCGCAGAAGTCGTTTACGCTATTCACCCCGTTGCTGGTCGTATGCCTGGTCACATGAACGTATTGCTTGCAGAAGCTGACGTGTCTTATGACCTGCTACTAGAAATGGATGCAGTCAACCCGCGCATGGAAACCTTCGACGTGGCGATTGTTATCGGCGCCAACGACGTCGTTAACCCTGCTGCACGTGAAATGGAAGGTAGCCCAATTTACGGCATGCCGGTCATCAACGTCGATATGGCCCGTAATGTGTTTGTTATGAAGCGCTCTATGGCTTCAGGGTTTGCCGGCATCGACAACCCACTGTTCTTTAAAGAGAACACGCGGATGTTATTTGGTGACGCAAAAGAAATGCTGGGCAACATCATTAAAGCATTCAGCTAA
- a CDS encoding NAD(P) transhydrogenase subunit alpha, which translates to MEIVFLAFILMLSIFLGFELINKVPATLHTPLMSGSNAISGITLVGALTSAGAEHTVLATILGTAAVAMATINVIGGYMVTDRMLAMFKKKGGSK; encoded by the coding sequence ATGGAAATAGTCTTTCTGGCTTTCATCTTAATGCTGTCTATATTTTTAGGCTTTGAGCTGATTAACAAAGTCCCCGCTACGCTACACACGCCATTGATGTCCGGTTCTAACGCGATCTCGGGTATTACCTTGGTTGGCGCACTCACTTCGGCCGGCGCAGAACACACTGTTCTAGCCACAATTCTTGGCACCGCAGCCGTTGCCATGGCAACCATCAACGTGATTGGTGGCTATATGGTTACTGACCGTATGCTAGCCATGTTCAAGAAAAAAGGAGGCTCTAAGTAA
- a CDS encoding NAD(P) transhydrogenase subunit alpha translates to MLIGIPKELASGENRVAIIPTDAKKLIRAGATIQIEAGLGLGSGFSDEEYSEAGASVIADRNTVLASADIILRISKPTLDEIGQMKSGCIHVSYLDPFNEHDLIKAFRDQGVSAISMEMIPRSTRSQKMDALSSQASLAGYVMVLLATTKLPRILPMMMTPAGTLKPSTAFIIGAGVAGLQAIATAKRLGAKVVAFDTRSVVAEQVRSLGGKFLEIDLGETGQTKDGYAVALTEEQMKLQLEGQKKQIAESDIVITTAQLFGRKPPVLVTSDMIKGMKPGSVIVDMAAESGGNVEGSVAGETVVVDGVTIIGDGNWSNFVSRDASQMYSANLFNLVDEGWNGDDKKMVIDMENDILQGCVITHGGEIVNETIKNLIN, encoded by the coding sequence ATGCTCATAGGAATCCCCAAAGAACTCGCCAGCGGTGAAAACCGTGTCGCGATCATTCCGACAGATGCCAAAAAGCTAATCAGGGCCGGTGCAACGATTCAAATCGAAGCAGGCTTGGGCTTAGGCAGCGGCTTTAGCGATGAGGAATACAGCGAGGCTGGCGCTTCGGTTATTGCAGATCGCAATACTGTTTTAGCCAGTGCTGACATTATTTTACGTATCAGCAAGCCCACCTTAGACGAAATTGGACAGATGAAGTCTGGCTGTATTCATGTCAGCTATCTTGATCCATTTAATGAACATGATCTTATTAAGGCCTTCCGTGATCAGGGTGTTAGCGCGATCAGTATGGAAATGATTCCCCGCAGCACCCGTTCACAAAAAATGGATGCATTAAGCTCACAGGCGAGCTTGGCTGGTTATGTCATGGTATTACTTGCCACCACCAAACTGCCCCGCATTTTACCGATGATGATGACCCCTGCCGGAACATTGAAACCGTCTACGGCCTTTATCATCGGCGCCGGTGTTGCTGGCCTTCAGGCCATTGCAACTGCCAAACGCCTTGGTGCCAAGGTTGTTGCTTTCGACACGCGCTCAGTGGTTGCCGAGCAAGTTCGCTCTCTAGGCGGCAAGTTCTTAGAAATCGATCTAGGTGAAACCGGCCAAACTAAAGATGGCTACGCGGTTGCACTCACCGAAGAGCAAATGAAGTTACAGCTAGAAGGTCAGAAGAAGCAAATTGCCGAATCTGACATTGTCATTACCACGGCACAGCTTTTTGGCCGTAAACCCCCCGTTCTGGTTACCAGCGACATGATTAAAGGCATGAAACCTGGCTCAGTAATTGTCGATATGGCTGCTGAAAGCGGCGGCAATGTCGAAGGTTCTGTTGCTGGCGAAACCGTCGTTGTTGATGGCGTCACTATTATTGGTGATGGCAACTGGTCTAATTTTGTTAGCCGTGACGCTAGCCAAATGTACTCAGCCAACCTTTTCAATCTTGTTGATGAAGGCTGGAACGGCGATGACAAGAAAATGGTTATCGACATGGAAAACGATATTTTGCAGGGCTGTGTCATTACTCACGGCGGCGAGATCGTTAACGAAACCATTAAAAACCTGATTAACTAG